TCCGCCGCGTGCGGTGCGGGTGCTGGAGCTGGCGCAGCGGGTGGGGCTGCTGGTGTCCCTGGCGTACGGCAACGGGCACGGGGGCGCGGTCAGCTCCGCCGAGATGCGGGCGCGGTCCGAGGCGCTGAGGCCGGTGGAACGTACGGCCCGGCGGGCCCAGGTGGCGGCGTACAACGCGTATGTGGAGGAGCGGGAGCGCGGGGGGCGGTGACCGGCTGCGGGGGCTCGGTTACGGGCGTCGGTGCCGGCGGCTCGTGAGGGGCCGGCAGGCAGGGGGGCGCCGTGTATGGCTCGGGGTTCGGGTACGGGAACGGCGAGGCCTCCCGGTGGGGCCGGGAGACCTGGGGTGCTGTCCGGGTGCGGGTCAGCTGTTGACGCCGAGGTTACCGAAGGCCGGGTTCAGTACGCCGATGACGTTCACGCTGTTGCCGACCGCGTTCACCGGGACGTGCACCGGCACCTGGACGACGTTGCCCGAGACGGCACCCGGGGACCCGGCGGCCCGGCCGGCGGCGCCGCTGTCGGCGGAGGCGATCCCCGCGCCGGCGGCCACCAGGCCACCCGCCACCATCGTCACGGCCGCTGCCTTCTTCAGGTTCTTCACTGTCTACCCCTCCTGGGTGTCCACCGCGGCGATCACCGCGGCACGCACTGGAGAACGGCGAGGATCACCGGAGGATGCGCCGTCCGGGTGACATTCCCACGACGGTATGAATCTCAGTCCGGTCCGTGACGCTCCGTGTTGCCGTGGCGCGGGCCCGGCCGGGGCGGGTCAGCCGGCCACGCCGTGGCGTACGGCCCACAGCGCGGCCTGGGTGCGGTCGGCCAGGTCGAGCTTCATCAGGATGTTCGAGACGTGCGTCTTGACGGTCTTCTCGGACAGGACGAGGGCGCGGGCTATCTCCCGGTTGGAGCGGCCGTCCGCGATCAGGCCGAGCACCTCGCGCTCCCGCTCGGTGAGCGAGCCTCCCCTGCCCTGTCCGCCGCCCGCCTCCTCCCGGGCGAGCAGGGCGTCGGCGACCTCGGGCTGGAGCAGGACGTGCCCGGCGTGCACGGAGCGGATGGCACCGGCGAGGGCGTCGGGGTCCACGTCCTTGTAGACGTAGCCGGCGGCGCCCGCGCGCAGGGCCGGGACGACCGTGCGCTGCTCGGTGAAGCTCGTGACGATCAGCACGCGCGCGGGGTTGCCGAGTTCGCGCAGTCTGCGCAGCGCGTCGATGCCGTCCATACCCGGCATCTTGACGTCCAGGAGGACGACGTCGGGCCGCAGTTCCTCGGCGCGGGCGACTCCCTCGGCGCCGTCGGCGGCCTCGCCGACGACCTCTATGTCGTCCTGCACCTCAAGGAAGGTGCGCAGGCCCCGGCGGACGACCTGGTGGTCGTCGACCAGCAGCACCTTGATCGGTTCACCCACCGGGGACCTCCATCTCGATCGTGGTGCCCTTGCCGGGCGCCGATTCCACGGTCAGCGAGCCGCCGACCCCGCCGGCCCGGTCCCGCATGGAGACCAGGCCGAGGTGGCGGCCGGCGCGGCGGACCGCCGTGGGGTCGAAGCCGCCGCCGTCGTCGGTGACGCGCAGGACGGCGCCGCAGCCGCGCCGCTGCACGCTGACGTCCACGTGTGCCGCGCCGGAGTGCCGCAGGGCGTTGTGCAAAGCCTCCTGGGCGACCCGGAGCATGGCCTCCTCCTGGGCCGCGGGCAGGGCGCGCAGGCCGGCGCCGGTGAAGGTGACGCGGGCGGTGTGGGCGCGGTCGAGGACCTGTATCTGGGTGCGCAGGGTGGCGACGAGGCCGTCCTCCTCCAGCGCGGCGGGCCGCAACTCCACGACAGCGGCGCGCAGTTCGTCGGCGGCCTCGGCGGCGAGCGAGGCCACCTGGTGCAGTTCGCCCTTGGCGCGGGCGGGGTCGCGGTCGACGAGCGCCGCCGCGGCCTGGGCCGTCAGGCGCAGCGAGAACAGCTTCTGGCTGACCGCGTCGTGCAGTTCGTGGGCGAGGCGGGAGCGCTCCTCGGCGATGGTCAGTTCGCGGCTGCGCTCGTAGAGCCGGGCGTTGGTGAGGGCGATGGCGGCGTGCTGGGCGAGGATGGAGAGCAGTTCCTCGTCGTCCTGGGTGAAGCCGCAGCTTCCCTCCGGCTTGGGGCAGCGCTTGTTCGCGAGGAAGAGCGCCCCGATGACCTCCTCGCCGTCCCTGATCGGCAGGCCCAGGAAGTCGGCCAGGTCGGGGTGGGCGTCCGGCCAGCCCTCGAAGCGGGGGTCCTTGCGCACGTCGGCGAGGCGCTCGGCCTTCGCCTCGTGCAGCATCGCGGCGAGGATGCCGTGCTGGCGCGGGAGCGGGCCGATGGCACGCCACTGCTCCTCGCTGACGCCGTCGACGACGAACTGGGCGAAGCCGCCGTGGTCGTCGGGGACGCCGAGGGCGGCGTACTGCGCGTCGAGCAGTTCGCGGGCGGAGGCGACGATCGTCTTGAGCACGTCGCGCACCTCCAGATGCCTGCTCATGGCCAGCAGCGCGGAGCTGACCGCGGCGAGGCCGGACCGGGGGCCTTGACTCATGTCCTCACGGTACCGGCGGGGTCCGACACCCCGGATCGGGCCGGTGACGGCGGGGCCTGGTCCCCTGGTCCTAGGGCGGTCGGCGGAGCCGGGGGCGCAGGTGGTGGACGCCGTACGTACATACGTGACGTACGCGCGCGCGAGGGGCCGGGCTCTGCCTCGGGGACGAGGCCGGCGGCGGCCGTCTCATACCTGGGGAGGAGGAGCCTCACGGTGGGCGTTGCGATGGCAACTCGCTGTGAGGAGGACCGGTATTCCATGTGAGCCCGCGCATAGGGTCTACATCACGTACGAAGGCACATAGGAGATGCACCCGTCCGCATGAACGGGATCGACGGTCCCGTCTGTCCTATTTTGCCCTTCCCTGATCCACTACCCGGGATCGTATGTCACGCCTTTGCCTGGGCATTTTGCGGCCGCTAAGAATTGCCTCGTCGCTCAGCGCCGCGGGTTCCCACCGCGGCGTTCGTGCGGGAGGAGCCGATTCCCCCGGCGGACGCAGGAGCGACCTCCGCGCTATCGAAGAGGTCCATCAGCCATGCCCAAGAACATGCTCAGCCGTGCCCATAGTCGTCCGCTGACCAAGCAGCGCAGGATCGCCGCCGTCGCGGGTGTCGCCGCGTTCGGCACCGCCGCCGTCGCCCTCTCGGCCACCGTCGGTCACGACGGCACCGTCACCACGGGTGCCCCGGCCGCGGCCGCGCAGGTCTCCTCCGGCCTCGTGCTGAAAAACGTCCAGGGCACCGTCACCGGCCGGGAGGCCGCCGACAACGTCAAGCTGGACACTCTCGCGGCGCGCAAGAAGGCCGCCGACGCCGCTGCCGCCGCCAAGGCTGCCAAGGCCGCCGAGCAGAAGCAGGCCGCCGCCCGCAAGGCCGTGCGGCAGCACTCCGCCGTCCAGGCCGCCACCCGCTCCACCCAGCGTCTGGACATCCAGCCGGTCGCCGCCAAGACGTACGCCAACAACCTCGACGGCTGGATCCGGCAGGCCCTGTCCATCATGAAGGCCAAGGGCATCCCGGGCAGCTACAGCGGCCTGCACCGCAACATCATGCGGGAGTCCTCCGGCAACCCCCTCGCCATCAACAACTGGGACATCAACGCCGTCAACGGCATCCCGTCGAAGGGCCTGCTCCAGGTCATCCCGCCGACCT
This sequence is a window from Streptomyces rubradiris. Protein-coding genes within it:
- a CDS encoding chaplin; this encodes MKNLKKAAAVTMVAGGLVAAGAGIASADSGAAGRAAGSPGAVSGNVVQVPVHVPVNAVGNSVNVIGVLNPAFGNLGVNS
- a CDS encoding response regulator, which encodes MGEPIKVLLVDDHQVVRRGLRTFLEVQDDIEVVGEAADGAEGVARAEELRPDVVLLDVKMPGMDGIDALRRLRELGNPARVLIVTSFTEQRTVVPALRAGAAGYVYKDVDPDALAGAIRSVHAGHVLLQPEVADALLAREEAGGGQGRGGSLTEREREVLGLIADGRSNREIARALVLSEKTVKTHVSNILMKLDLADRTQAALWAVRHGVAG
- a CDS encoding GAF domain-containing sensor histidine kinase — its product is MSQGPRSGLAAVSSALLAMSRHLEVRDVLKTIVASARELLDAQYAALGVPDDHGGFAQFVVDGVSEEQWRAIGPLPRQHGILAAMLHEAKAERLADVRKDPRFEGWPDAHPDLADFLGLPIRDGEEVIGALFLANKRCPKPEGSCGFTQDDEELLSILAQHAAIALTNARLYERSRELTIAEERSRLAHELHDAVSQKLFSLRLTAQAAAALVDRDPARAKGELHQVASLAAEAADELRAAVVELRPAALEEDGLVATLRTQIQVLDRAHTARVTFTGAGLRALPAAQEEAMLRVAQEALHNALRHSGAAHVDVSVQRRGCGAVLRVTDDGGGFDPTAVRRAGRHLGLVSMRDRAGGVGGSLTVESAPGKGTTIEMEVPGG
- a CDS encoding transglycosylase SLT domain-containing protein encodes the protein MPKNMLSRAHSRPLTKQRRIAAVAGVAAFGTAAVALSATVGHDGTVTTGAPAAAAQVSSGLVLKNVQGTVTGREAADNVKLDTLAARKKAADAAAAAKAAKAAEQKQAAARKAVRQHSAVQAATRSTQRLDIQPVAAKTYANNLDGWIRQALSIMKAKGIPGSYSGLHRNIMRESSGNPLAINNWDINAVNGIPSKGLLQVIPPTFSAYHVPGTSWNIYDPVANITAAANYAADRYGSIDNVNSAY